The Antarcticibacterium sp. 1MA-6-2 genome has a window encoding:
- a CDS encoding BlaI/MecI/CopY family transcriptional regulator: protein MEKLTNKEEEILHILWQLKKAFVKEVLAEIPEENLHYNTVSTIIRNLEDKGYVSHKAYGKTHQYFPVVSKEEYRKQFMSTATKKFFDNSYKSMVSFFAKEEKISAKELREILEIIEKKDEN from the coding sequence ATGGAAAAATTAACTAATAAAGAAGAAGAGATCCTACATATTTTGTGGCAATTAAAAAAGGCCTTTGTAAAAGAAGTGCTGGCAGAAATTCCTGAGGAAAATTTACATTATAATACCGTTTCCACAATTATTAGAAACCTGGAGGATAAAGGCTACGTCTCTCATAAGGCTTATGGCAAAACCCATCAATATTTCCCCGTGGTTTCAAAAGAAGAATACAGGAAACAATTTATGAGTACAGCCACCAAAAAATTTTTTGATAATTCCTATAAGAGTATGGTATCCTTCTTTGCAAAAGAAGAGAAGATTAGTGCTAAAGAGCTAAGGGAAATTCTCGAGATCATCGAGAAAAAAGATGAGAACTAA
- a CDS encoding calcium/sodium antiporter: protein MSILFILIGLALLVVGGEFLVRASVALSFKFEISKMVIGLTVVSFATSAPELLVSLQAALNGFSDISLGNVIGSNIANIGLVLGITAIISPLMVDRDFYRFNWPVMMLFSIALYFLLSTGDELSRIEGVILLVALGLYLFLLIRRARRVQIEVEEVDESLAVTTNFKIGAWLIIGGLALWGGSELLVSGAVDVAGMLGVSERVISVTVIAIGTSVPELAASVVAALRKEKAISLGNLIGSNIFNIASVLGITAIIQPIFVASDAILNIDIFWMMGFAFILIPLAFLPEKFILSRYKGIVLFAAYAVYIALTFIN, encoded by the coding sequence ATGAGTATTTTGTTTATCCTTATTGGGCTTGCTCTACTTGTGGTGGGTGGTGAATTTTTGGTAAGAGCATCTGTAGCACTTTCTTTTAAGTTCGAAATTTCTAAAATGGTAATAGGTTTAACTGTTGTTTCCTTTGCAACTTCAGCGCCTGAGTTACTGGTGAGCCTGCAGGCAGCTCTTAATGGATTTTCTGATATCTCCCTGGGGAATGTAATAGGTTCCAATATTGCCAATATTGGACTGGTGCTGGGAATTACAGCTATTATTTCACCTTTAATGGTAGATCGGGATTTCTACAGGTTTAACTGGCCAGTTATGATGCTATTTTCAATTGCACTTTATTTCTTACTATCTACAGGGGATGAACTTTCCAGAATAGAAGGCGTAATTCTTCTCGTTGCTCTTGGGCTTTACCTTTTTTTACTTATAAGGCGAGCCAGAAGAGTGCAAATTGAAGTAGAGGAGGTAGATGAATCCCTCGCCGTTACTACTAATTTTAAAATCGGTGCCTGGTTAATTATAGGAGGTCTTGCTTTATGGGGAGGATCAGAATTATTAGTGTCGGGAGCGGTAGACGTAGCAGGAATGTTAGGGGTGAGTGAAAGAGTGATATCTGTTACCGTTATTGCAATAGGAACCAGTGTTCCTGAACTTGCAGCCTCGGTAGTTGCGGCTTTGCGCAAAGAAAAAGCTATCTCCCTGGGAAACCTTATAGGATCCAATATTTTTAATATAGCTTCGGTTCTTGGCATAACGGCGATCATCCAACCTATTTTTGTAGCTTCTGATGCTATTCTCAATATAGACATCTTTTGGATGATGGGATTTGCATTTATCTTAATTCCCCTGGCCTTTCTTCCCGAAAAATTCATTTTGAGCAGGTACAAAGGAATAGTGCTTTTTGCTGCATATGCCGTTTATATAGCTTTAACCTTTATAAATTAG
- a CDS encoding carboxypeptidase-like regulatory domain-containing protein: MKIKFALPILLFLFIYNSTEINAQGLLQGTVYSAKDSTALFGASIYFDGTSLGVSTNQNGEFKLPLKNTTTSPLVISSLGYETIILNNYNAEENVLLKIYLDESTESLPEVVLEPDPWSRERKLRIFKREFLGSSMAASRCRITNPEVITLTYIPSKEVLVAEAKEPLTIINRHLGYEVTYNLTDFRVEFSTGSSGLHLAKMVYFEGLSFFKELKKSPSRKFLKNRKSAYSGSALHFMRSLAARTLTENNFRIFRKSFEVAPYEYFQLNMENGLIKVKVVESPITILYREVEQSALNAEDIFFIDALGNHTPPYGLTVSGHMGGKRAAEMVPLDYNIN, from the coding sequence ATGAAGATAAAATTTGCGCTCCCCATTTTACTATTTCTATTCATATATAATTCAACCGAAATAAATGCGCAGGGACTTCTACAGGGAACGGTCTACAGCGCGAAAGATTCAACTGCACTCTTTGGAGCATCCATATATTTCGATGGTACAAGTCTGGGAGTTTCCACTAACCAAAACGGCGAATTTAAACTCCCTCTAAAGAATACAACCACCAGTCCTTTAGTAATAAGTTCCCTGGGATATGAAACTATTATTTTAAATAATTATAATGCTGAAGAGAACGTACTGCTTAAAATATATTTGGACGAAAGTACCGAATCCCTCCCGGAAGTAGTACTTGAACCCGACCCCTGGAGCAGGGAAAGAAAATTACGAATATTTAAAAGAGAGTTCCTGGGTTCATCAATGGCAGCCAGCAGATGCAGGATAACAAACCCTGAAGTAATTACTCTCACTTATATTCCTTCAAAGGAAGTTTTAGTTGCTGAGGCTAAGGAACCTCTTACTATAATTAACCGCCATTTGGGATACGAGGTGACCTACAACTTAACAGACTTTAGAGTAGAATTCAGCACCGGATCTTCAGGGTTACATCTGGCAAAGATGGTATATTTTGAAGGCCTTAGTTTTTTCAAAGAGCTTAAAAAATCACCTTCTAGAAAATTTCTGAAAAACAGGAAATCAGCCTACTCAGGTTCAGCATTACACTTTATGCGGTCCCTTGCTGCCAGGACTCTAACTGAAAACAATTTCAGGATCTTCAGAAAAAGTTTCGAAGTGGCACCCTACGAATATTTTCAGTTGAATATGGAAAACGGACTAATAAAGGTTAAGGTGGTGGAAAGCCCTATTACCATCCTCTATCGTGAAGTTGAGCAGAGTGCTTTAAACGCGGAGGATATTTTTTTTATTGACGCCCTGGGAAACCATACTCCCCCATATGGCCTAACAGTCTCGGGGCATATGGGTGGAAAGAGAGCAGCTGAAATGGTGCCACTGGACTACAATATAAATTAA